Below is a window of Planococcus rifietoensis DNA.
TAAAAACATTCCGGTCAACAGCGTCGGCTGCTACATTCCAGGAGGGCGCTATCCAATGGTCGCTTCCGCTCATATGAGCGTTTTGACGGCTAAAGTGGCAGGCGTCAAACGCGTCATCGCGTGCACACCGCCTATTAACGGCGAGATTCCACATGCGACTATCGCAGCTATGTCCCTTGCCGGAGCGGATGAAATTTACCTACTTGGCGGCATTCAGGCAATGGGCGCGATGGCGATCGGCACGGAAACGATCGAAGCGGTCGATATGATCGTCGGGCCAGGCAACGCGTTTGTTGCGGAAGCGAAGCGCCAGCTTTACGGCCGCGTTGGCATCGACTTGTTCGCAGGGCCGACCGAAACTTTGGTCGTTGCCGATCATACGGCGGATGCGGAAATGGTCGCAACGGACATTCTCGGACAAGGCGAACATGGGCCGACTTCACCAGGCGCATTAATCACGACTTCAGAACAACTCGCAAATGAAACCGTCAAAGAAATTGAACGCCAATTAGAGACTTTGCCGACAGCAGACGTCGCGCGCGTGTCATGGGACGATTACGGCCAGATCCTGCTTGTCGATTCCATCGAAGAAGCACGCATCGAAGCGGACCGTTTGGCGTTTGAGCACGTTGAGATCCTGACGGAAGACCCGGATTATTTCCTAGAGCATATGACCAATTACGGCTGCTTGTTCCTCGGGCCGGAAACGAATGTGGCATATGGCGACAAAGTCATCGGCACGAACCATACCTTGCCGACAAAAGGCGCAGCACGCTACACCGGCGGGCTATGGGTCGGGAAGTTCATCAAGACCGTCACATACCAGAAAGTAACGACACCGGAAGCGAGCGCCTATATCGGGGAATATGCCGCGCGCTTGTGCCAATTGGAGAATTTCGCAGGGCATGCCGAGCAGGCACTCCTCCGCGTCAGAAGATACGGCAAGAACTAATTCTATTTAGGTGGTATGGGAGGAATAATAGATGCTCGGTTTAATCGGCATGTTTGGTGGATTGATTTTACTCATTGTCCTGACGATGCGCGGTATGAACTTGCTGATTGCAGCGCCGCTCACGGCATTGTTTGTGGCAGTATTGAACGGTTTGCCTTTATTCCCGCAGCTGGCGGGAGAAGGGGCGGCCAATTATTTGACGAATTACATGGATGGCTTCACCGGCTTTATCGCGTCTTGGTATTTGATGTTCCTGACCGGGGCAATTTTCGGGAAAGTGATGGAAGACACGGGCGCTGCCGACAGCGTATCGCGTTGGATCGTCGGCAAAATGGGCATGAAACGCGCAGCGCTTGCGGTCGTTCTCGCCTGTGCCGTCCTTACATATGGCGGCGTCAGCTTGTTCGTCGTTGCCTTCTCGGTATATCCGATGGCACTCAGCCTCTTTAAGCAAGCGAATTTGCCGCGCCGCTTTATTCCAGCGGCACTCGCTTTTGGCTCGACGACATTCACTATGACGTCTGCCGGATCTCCGGAAATCCAAAACTGGATCCCAATTGAATTTCTTGGCACTTCGCCATATGCCGGCTGGGAAGTCAGTGCGATCGTCGCGGTCTTCATGATGGTCTTCGGTTATTGGTGGCTGACGAAAATGATCAATAAAGCGAAATCAAAAGGTGAAGAGTTCGAGTCGCGCTCGACCGACCCGAACAACGAATCACGTAAGGAGTTGCCAAACCCGCTCCTTAGCATGCTTCCACTCCTGATCGTCCTT
It encodes the following:
- a CDS encoding GntP family permease, whose protein sequence is MLGLIGMFGGLILLIVLTMRGMNLLIAAPLTALFVAVLNGLPLFPQLAGEGAANYLTNYMDGFTGFIASWYLMFLTGAIFGKVMEDTGAADSVSRWIVGKMGMKRAALAVVLACAVLTYGGVSLFVVAFSVYPMALSLFKQANLPRRFIPAALAFGSTTFTMTSAGSPEIQNWIPIEFLGTSPYAGWEVSAIVAVFMMVFGYWWLTKMINKAKSKGEEFESRSTDPNNESRKELPNPLLSMLPLLIVLGFSYIFHDSLGTSALIIALTGGIISTCLINIKFIRNLSKALGDGAMGAVIAIANTAAVVGFGGVVKATPSFEAAVDVMTGIPGSPLIGGALAVAVIAGLTGSSSGGQAIALPLLAPHYLDMGVDPEALHRTVSISSGSLDSLPQGGYVVTTIRSIAGETHRDAYPAFGALSVVVPLLGAVLAVILFSIGL
- the hisD gene encoding histidinol dehydrogenase; amino-acid sequence: MVKVLKAGKSAEEVSANDSKVSQIVSEALKDVETRGDAAVRELSEKFDKWAPESFRLSDAEINEIVSKVPESVIEDIKFAQKNIKAFAEAQLDSLNDVEVEQIPGVILGHKNIPVNSVGCYIPGGRYPMVASAHMSVLTAKVAGVKRVIACTPPINGEIPHATIAAMSLAGADEIYLLGGIQAMGAMAIGTETIEAVDMIVGPGNAFVAEAKRQLYGRVGIDLFAGPTETLVVADHTADAEMVATDILGQGEHGPTSPGALITTSEQLANETVKEIERQLETLPTADVARVSWDDYGQILLVDSIEEARIEADRLAFEHVEILTEDPDYFLEHMTNYGCLFLGPETNVAYGDKVIGTNHTLPTKGAARYTGGLWVGKFIKTVTYQKVTTPEASAYIGEYAARLCQLENFAGHAEQALLRVRRYGKN